One window from the genome of Aneurinibacillus sp. REN35 encodes:
- a CDS encoding GNAT family N-acetyltransferase, with protein MIEIKLVTPESAKPYQTFTYQSFRQGIVDTTVSPEKRPIVIGATFMGSPVGLVVAGCNRGEGAANVVSLFVQKSFRNMGVGTALLNYLIDYLRSEGFIKATVQYYGVADVQIIERVLEKSGWQSPVLYSSYYRLELQNLNGQRWMYRMKLPSSYQLLSWEEVSAEERSQIKDLNETEYRSYYDPSENEKVIVQTCSYFLKKNDTIIGWSIIERHLEDTLLYRALYIREAYRDKGLGIVLAAKTAQGVMASRIPYGVIQIVAANERMQKVYKRIIEPLSPTITSYWSCEKELQIPHR; from the coding sequence ATGATAGAAATAAAGCTAGTAACGCCTGAAAGTGCCAAACCGTACCAGACATTTACGTACCAAAGCTTTCGACAAGGAATCGTAGATACGACCGTTTCTCCTGAAAAACGTCCCATTGTTATTGGTGCTACTTTTATGGGAAGCCCAGTAGGCCTTGTGGTTGCAGGATGCAATCGGGGCGAAGGAGCGGCTAACGTTGTTTCTCTTTTTGTCCAGAAATCATTCCGCAACATGGGGGTTGGCACAGCCTTACTCAATTATTTAATAGATTATTTGCGATCAGAAGGTTTTATAAAAGCAACCGTTCAGTATTATGGCGTTGCTGATGTGCAAATCATAGAACGGGTGCTAGAAAAGTCAGGATGGCAATCCCCTGTGCTTTATAGCAGCTACTACCGCCTTGAACTACAGAATCTGAACGGACAAAGATGGATGTATCGAATGAAGCTGCCTTCATCGTATCAGTTATTATCATGGGAAGAAGTATCTGCAGAAGAGCGAAGCCAGATCAAAGATTTAAACGAGACGGAATACCGAAGTTATTACGATCCTTCCGAAAATGAAAAAGTAATTGTACAGACGTGCAGCTACTTTCTAAAGAAGAACGATACGATTATCGGCTGGTCCATTATCGAACGCCACCTAGAGGATACGCTCTTATATCGTGCGCTCTACATTCGTGAAGCTTATCGTGATAAGGGGTTGGGCATTGTGCTGGCGGCGAAGACGGCGCAGGGTGTCATGGCGTCACGCATACCGTACGGTGTCATTCAAATTGTGGCGGCCAATGAAAGGATGCAGAAGGTCTATAAGCGTATTATCGAGCCATTATCACCGACGATTACTTCATATTGGAGCTGTGAAAAAGAGCTGCAAATCCCGCATCGGTAG
- a CDS encoding NHLP leader peptide family RiPP precursor — protein MNWNMEKVEEALKVIKQKAAADAAFRTLCLSNPEEAVKQATGLEVPEGFKLQIVENAGANLTVVLPDLQAGEGELDESELTQVSGGTSFSAFILEGTGKRK, from the coding sequence ATGAATTGGAACATGGAAAAAGTTGAAGAAGCGTTGAAAGTAATCAAACAAAAGGCAGCAGCAGACGCTGCATTTCGTACCCTATGCCTGAGCAATCCGGAGGAAGCGGTGAAACAGGCGACTGGCCTAGAAGTGCCAGAAGGCTTCAAGCTGCAAATAGTAGAGAATGCGGGTGCAAACTTAACAGTTGTACTTCCTGATTTACAGGCGGGCGAAGGCGAATTAGATGAATCTGAGCTTACGCAAGTATCCGGTGGCACAAGCTTCAGCGCCTTTATATTGGAAGGTACGGGTAAAAGAAAATAG
- a CDS encoding NHLP leader peptide family RiPP precursor — MNWNMEKVEEALKVIKQKAAADAAFRTLCLSNPEEAVKQATGLEVPEGFKLQMVDNAGAHLTVVLPDLQADEGELDESELAQVSGGVSFSAFIIYDSLDDIRRRGSFK, encoded by the coding sequence ATGAATTGGAACATGGAAAAAGTTGAAGAAGCGTTGAAAGTAATCAAACAAAAGGCAGCAGCAGATGCAGCATTTCGTACCCTATGCCTGAGCAACCCAGAGGAAGCAGTGAAACAGGCGACTGGCCTAGAAGTGCCGGAAGGCTTCAAGCTGCAGATGGTAGATAATGCGGGTGCACACTTAACGGTTGTGCTGCCTGATTTGCAGGCGGACGAAGGCGAGTTAGATGAATCCGAGCTTGCGCAAGTATCCGGTGGGGTAAGCTTTAGTGCTTTTATTATATACGATAGTCTTGACGATATTAGAAGACGAGGAAGCTTTAAATAG
- a CDS encoding NHLP bacteriocin export ABC transporter permease/ATPase subunit, translated as MNMDMWLGCAHEVLSFAKRTSYLVDDPQAIYIVKEGMCEIYTAPIYEGRAASTKIFLHSIEPGQCMFAFSDIQPGRFGLIADALAGTKIIKVDLQALLSTGDQDKSLLAQTIDEWLGSIAASVVMQMPPRNANSVSVEEETIVWQESEFISKNGVVWTMPLTLPIQCWGRHDVPEIPVTHAIPLSPSVWVASRKGNRLDHANTETFIKESGFVASLRSYHQIICLFIQRNARAREEAERARMKLRSYQDDRMMEQALSRFAAVAEKEGPERALAESEGDEPLLRCCRWIGEELGIHIQAPKQINEHGRKLQPEEIFNESGVRYRKVALRDQWWREDHGPLLAFWSDGYPLALIPGNGSFYHFLDGITGEKGKVNAELAIQMDGFAYELYRPLANKPLQAKDLLRFLFTRGTKKHMYRAFMFGLSTGILGLVFPIITGMLVDTIIPAAEPELLLYILILLAAVSFAIFACTVSQAFLWLRLFGISDAALQSATWDRLLNMPVTFFRKYNAGDLAERISGVSASFRLFADWVSAGMSNALFSFVQIMLLFWYEPKLAWLAIGLTVVYVLLFALISVKLRKYTQKTAEQEGVVSGMLVQLVANIPKLRVAAAERRAFNRWSSAFSMQRSFTYKLREAGNHLQVINSGYPLMSSLVLFWAVSAFGIHMNPGEFVAFYTAYSILIGSVIGFCASSIPLFALLPLYKRVKPLLEEQPETEASRSEPGVLRGEIEISHVSFAYHAPSGLTLDDVSLRVRAGEYVAIVGSSGSGKSTLLRLLLGFETPLTGAIHYDGKDLNGLNLRAVRRQCGVVLQNGRVWVGDILQNITGQSSDLTINDAWDAAEAVGLDRDINQLPMGMHTVLSEDGGTFSGGQRQRILIARAIVNKPKIVLLDEATSALDQISQEKVTQMLKNMNATRIVIAHRLSTIVHADRIIVMDKGKIVQQGTYEELSAQEGLFASMARRQVV; from the coding sequence ATGAATATGGACATGTGGCTTGGCTGCGCACATGAGGTTCTATCCTTTGCGAAACGCACATCATATCTAGTAGATGATCCGCAAGCGATATACATCGTCAAAGAAGGAATGTGCGAGATATATACAGCTCCGATTTATGAGGGGCGTGCCGCAAGCACAAAAATATTTTTACATAGTATCGAACCAGGGCAGTGTATGTTTGCCTTTTCTGACATACAGCCGGGCCGTTTCGGATTGATTGCGGATGCTCTGGCTGGGACAAAAATAATAAAGGTAGATTTGCAAGCATTGTTATCTACTGGTGATCAGGATAAGAGCCTTCTTGCACAAACAATTGATGAATGGCTTGGAAGCATTGCTGCCTCCGTTGTTATGCAGATGCCGCCGCGCAATGCCAACTCGGTTTCTGTTGAAGAAGAAACGATCGTCTGGCAGGAGAGTGAATTCATATCGAAAAACGGTGTGGTATGGACAATGCCGCTCACGCTGCCTATACAATGCTGGGGCAGACATGACGTGCCTGAAATTCCTGTTACTCATGCAATACCACTATCGCCTTCGGTATGGGTTGCATCCCGAAAAGGAAATCGGCTTGATCATGCAAATACGGAAACCTTTATAAAAGAAAGTGGATTTGTCGCAAGCTTACGTTCGTATCATCAGATCATTTGTTTATTCATTCAACGTAATGCAAGAGCTCGGGAAGAGGCGGAGAGAGCACGAATGAAGCTGCGCTCGTATCAAGATGACCGCATGATGGAACAAGCATTGTCGCGCTTTGCCGCTGTAGCCGAAAAGGAAGGACCGGAGAGGGCGTTGGCCGAATCTGAAGGCGATGAGCCGCTGCTACGGTGCTGCCGCTGGATCGGAGAAGAGCTTGGCATCCATATACAAGCCCCGAAACAAATTAATGAGCATGGGCGTAAGCTGCAGCCTGAAGAGATATTTAATGAGTCCGGGGTACGTTACCGCAAAGTTGCGCTGCGGGATCAGTGGTGGAGAGAGGATCATGGACCGCTGCTGGCATTTTGGAGTGATGGTTATCCTCTGGCTTTGATTCCGGGTAATGGTTCCTTCTATCATTTCCTAGATGGAATAACCGGCGAGAAGGGAAAGGTGAACGCTGAGCTGGCGATACAGATGGATGGCTTTGCTTATGAACTGTATCGGCCGCTTGCCAATAAGCCGTTGCAAGCAAAAGATTTGCTGCGTTTTCTTTTTACGCGCGGGACGAAAAAACATATGTACCGCGCTTTTATGTTCGGCCTTAGTACGGGGATTTTAGGCCTGGTTTTCCCTATTATTACCGGAATGCTCGTAGATACGATCATTCCGGCGGCAGAACCGGAATTACTGTTGTATATACTGATTTTGCTAGCGGCCGTTTCTTTTGCTATATTTGCATGCACCGTCTCGCAAGCATTTTTATGGCTGCGGTTATTTGGAATATCAGACGCTGCCCTGCAAAGCGCGACATGGGATCGTCTGCTCAATATGCCTGTAACATTTTTTCGTAAATATAATGCAGGAGATTTGGCGGAGCGAATCAGCGGTGTGAGCGCATCTTTTCGTCTTTTTGCTGACTGGGTTTCGGCGGGCATGTCAAATGCACTATTTTCTTTTGTGCAAATTATGCTGCTGTTTTGGTATGAACCTAAACTCGCGTGGCTTGCAATCGGACTGACCGTCGTCTACGTTCTGTTGTTTGCTTTAATCAGTGTGAAGCTGCGAAAATACACGCAGAAAACAGCGGAACAGGAAGGGGTGGTGAGCGGTATGCTTGTTCAGCTTGTGGCCAACATTCCGAAGTTGCGTGTTGCGGCCGCCGAGAGACGTGCATTTAATCGTTGGAGCAGCGCTTTTAGCATGCAGCGTTCTTTCACGTATAAATTACGCGAGGCAGGCAACCATTTGCAGGTAATCAATAGCGGCTATCCGCTTATGTCAAGTCTCGTTCTGTTCTGGGCGGTCTCTGCGTTCGGTATCCACATGAATCCGGGAGAATTTGTTGCCTTCTATACTGCATACTCGATTTTAATCGGTTCGGTCATTGGATTTTGCGCCTCCTCCATTCCGCTGTTTGCGCTGCTGCCTCTATACAAGCGGGTAAAGCCCCTGCTTGAAGAACAGCCTGAAACAGAAGCCAGTCGATCTGAACCGGGTGTGCTGCGGGGAGAAATTGAAATAAGTCATGTTTCCTTCGCCTATCATGCTCCTTCTGGCTTAACACTTGATGATGTGTCATTGCGGGTTCGAGCAGGAGAATATGTTGCGATCGTTGGCTCGTCTGGAAGCGGCAAGTCCACGCTGCTCCGTCTGCTGCTTGGCTTCGAAACACCGCTAACCGGTGCGATTCACTATGATGGAAAAGATTTGAATGGCCTTAATTTACGTGCTGTGCGTCGTCAATGCGGTGTCGTATTGCAAAATGGGCGCGTATGGGTTGGTGATATTTTGCAAAATATTACGGGACAGAGCAGTGACTTAACAATAAATGATGCCTGGGATGCTGCAGAGGCCGTCGGCTTGGATCGTGATATCAATCAGCTTCCAATGGGGATGCATACGGTCTTATCTGAAGATGGCGGAACATTTTCAGGGGGACAGAGGCAGCGCATTTTAATTGCCCGTGCGATTGTGAATAAACCAAAAATTGTTTTGCTCGATGAAGCAACCAGCGCACTGGATCAAATTTCACAGGAAAAAGTAACGCAGATGCTAAAAAACATGAATGCAACCCGTATTGTCATTGCCCATCGGCTCAGCACGATTGTCCATGCGGATCGAATTATTGTGATGGACAAAGGAAAAATCGTGCAGCAAGGAACGTATGAAGAGCTGTCTGCCCAGGAGGGCTTGTTTGCTTCGATGGCCCGTCGCCAAGTTGTATAA